The Pseudomonas sp. MH9.2 genomic interval CCGCCACATTCGCCACCGTGCCCACCAGGCGATGCACTAAACCCGACTCGGCATCAACGCCGATGTGCGCCTTCATCCCGAAAAAATATTGGTTTCCTTTCTTCGTCTGATGCATTTCGGGATCGCGTTTACCCTCTTTGTTCTTGGTCGCACTCGATGCATGAATGATCGTCGCATCGACCACCGTGCCTTGGCGCAGCATCAAACCACGATCACCCAGATAGCCATTGATGACCTGCAAAATCCCGCCTGCCAACTCATGTTTTTCCAACAAGCGGCGGAAGTTGAGGATCGTGGTTTCATCGGGAATCCGATCCAGGTGCAGCCCCGAAAACTGGCGCAGGATCGTGGTCTCGTAGAGTGCTTCTTCCATCGCCGGATTGCTGTAGCCAAACCAGTTCTGCATCAGATGTACCCGCAACATGGCCATCAACGGATACGCCGGCCGGCCCCCTTCGCCTTTTGGATAATGCGGCTCGATCAAGGCGATCAACCCCTTCCAGGGGACGACCTTGTCCATCTCGCTCAGGAAAATCTCACGGCGGGTTCGCTTACGTTTACCTGCGTACTCAGCATCGGCGAAAGAAATCTGCTTCATGGGGCTTAACCGTTCAGCTCATGTGATGGAGGACATTTCACCAGATTTGGAAACCTTTTTCAGAGTTTCCCTAACGACTTATTTTGCAAACAAACATCGCGCCGTAGGCGATATTTTCACTGAAATCAGTCGACACTCAGCCAGAAATATGTGTTTAAGAGCTTTCATGAAGCTAGATGTTCATATGTTAACATGATAGTGAAATGATGGCATAGTGATGTCACTATCTGTACGTTTCAAAAAGCAAAATTCTTGTGCAAGAATATATTTTGTATATGAAGTGTACAGGTTTGTCGTGATATTTTTTTGTTCAAAATCGTTAACATTGGTTCAGGTTTGTTCTAGCCTGAATTCAACACATAAGTGCAACGCTCACCCCCGCATAGACTTCATACGGTGTCTTCCAGCCCAGGCGTTTGCGAGGGCGTAAATTTATCTGCGCGACCACACGGTTTACAGCAGCAACCGTCAGCTTGCTGAAGTCACTGCCTTTGGGAAAATACTGGCGGAGTAAACCGTTGGTATTTTCATTCGTGCCGCGCTGGCAGGACGAATACGGGTCGGCAAAATAGACCTGGCAACGGCTCTTGTTCGCGATGCGCTCATGGCCGGCAAACTCCTTGCCGTTGTCCAGCGTCAACGTATGCACCACATGCCCATTGAACTGTAAATTGATCGCCCGAGTGACTTGGCGGCTATCTGAGCGCTTGACCGGGTAAGCGCTCAGATAGCCGCTTTTACGCTCAACCAGAGTGACCAAATTACCGCCCACCCCATGCACTGTGTCACCTTCCCAGTCGCCCAGCCGTTCTCGAGTTTCGACCTCAGCAGGACGTTCAGTGATCGACACCCGATTTCGCAACTGTCCCCGCCGGTCGTGGCTTCCATAGCGTTTACGGTAACGCTTTCGACGGTGCCGCAGATGCGTATAAAGCTCGCCGCCGCCCTGTTTGTCGGTGGCAATAAACCGATAAATCCACTCATGACTGACCGCCTGATCTGGTCGCTCTTGCTTGAGCCGATGACAAATCTGCTCTGGGCTCATTCCATGGTTGAGCCATATCGCAAGGTGATGACTCAACCAGGTAACCGGTTTGCAAAACTTCCGAGCCCCAGCGCGCCGGACATCACTTTCATGGGTCGCCGAAACCGCCTCGTAAACATTTTCAGAACGGTTGCGGCGAACCTCACGACTAATCGTCGAAGGGTGCACGCCCACCTGTTTAGCAATGTTTGCTTGGCTCTCTTTAGCCCTCAGACCCGCTTCAATCTGGTAACGTTGGCCATGAGTCAGCTGCCGGTAAGGCGTGGTCATCTGCGCTTGAATCCTTTGGTGTGAGAGCCTGGATTCTACCGGTGGCTGGCTCTCTGCCTCTCGTTTCAAGCGTTGCAGTTATTCTATGAATTCAGGTAGTTAAGACTGAAAATGGTTAATGACATGCCAAAGAGTCTCTGTTTTTCATGGGGTTGTCGCATCAGCCGCCTAACGATGCTGCTTGCTGCTCGATTCCCCAATTGTTTTTTCAAGCATAGGCAGACCCCCGGTAGCGACGCATATACTAACGAAAATGTACAGGATGGTTAATCTCGTCAGTAGGGAAGGGCCCGCATCAGTGCTGCGCGTGAACAAAAAAAAGAAAAGTCAGCGAAGGACACACGTGTTAGCCGCAAAGCATGATGGCAGAAGAGTTCGGTCGAGGTACTCGGTCTCGGATAGCGGTTGAAGTTATGAAAAGTGTGTGCGGTTATCGCCCCGTTTCGAAAATGTGGCGGTGCTTTGGCGCTGTTCCAGAATGAAAATCCGCAACCTTTTAGAATCAAGATGCGGCTTCTAAGGGTGTCAGTTCCGGTTAGAGGAACGCTTGTGCTTCGTAAAGAGAAGTGAGGTAGCGCTCGCGCATTCATGCGTGAGGAAAGGAAGGCCAGAAATATTCGATTCCCTAGGGAGGGCATGTATCTCTTTGGTCAAGCCGGGAATGGTACGCCCATTTGCACTCACTCATGAATAAGGCCGATGCGGCTGACGCACACCCACTGACAAGGCGATGCCAAGACCTTTCGTTTCGGTCGGTTTTCCGCTTGGGTGGGACGGGTTCTTCTACAGACCGGCATACCTAAACAGCGTTCGCTCAGTCACAGTTGCCGAACTCGACCATCTATTGGACTGAGCGGTTAATTCATTTATCTAAAGATAACGATATACTGTGCATCCAATGTCATGGATTGGTTATGCACATGGCCCGACCGACTTCCCCCTTCGCTTTAACGTCTTCTGATTTCATCGCCCTGCAAGGTTGGTTGCGTATGAGGACACTGGAACAGAGCCTCGTCCAGCGAGCGCGCATCCTGCTTCTACTGGCTGATGGATTGACGCCCAAGGCCGTCAGCGAGCAGTTGCAGGTCACGCCGCCGACGGTATTCAAGTGGCGAAAACGTTATCTGGAGGCGGGAATCGAAGGGTTGAACGATCTGCCGCGCAGCGGCCAGCCACTCAAACTTGGTCCCGAAAAAATCAACGAAATCCTGACACTGACCACCCGGCGCGTCCCCCAGGAAGCCACTCACTGGAGCGTTCGTTTGATGGCCAAGTATGCGCGGGTTACCACGTGGCAGGTTAGGCAGGTCTGGGCCGCTTCCGACCTCAAACCCCATCGTTTGAAGACCTTCAAAATCAGCAATGATCCTCATTTCGCCGACAAGGTCGTCGACGTGGTCGGGCTCTATCTGAACCCACCGGATAATGCCTTGGTGTTGTCGATTGACGAGAAAACCCAGATCCAGGCGTTGGATCGCACACCGATGCTGCCACTACGCCCAGGTCAAGTTGAACGTCGCACGCATGATTACAAGCGCCATGGTACGGCGAGTCTGTACGCGGCTTTCGACATCATGACCGGCCAAATAATCGGACGGATTACCCAGCGCCATCGAGCCGAGGAGTTTTTGGCTTTTCTGCAACAGATTGACCGCAGCACGCCAGCCGGACTGGATCTGCATGTGATTCTGGATAACAGTTCGACCCATAAAACTGCTGCAATCAAGCAGTGGCTGGAAAAGCACCCGCGTTTCAAATTGCACTTCACACCGACCAGCGCGTCTTGGCTGAACGCCGTGGAAGGTTGGTTTGCGCAGCTGGAAAGACGAGCGTTGTACCGGGCCGCCTTCACCAGCGTCGCCGACCTGAGGGCGGCTATCCGACAATTTATCGAGGCTCACAATGAGCATTCAGCCAAGCCGTTCAAGTGGAATAAAACGGCTGAGGCCATCATTAGCTCGGTACACAAGGCGAAGCTGAGCGTGATAAAAAATAAATTAATGGACTAGCCGCTCAGGCCACTAGTGGGTCATCGTCTCCGATCACTACGTTCAATCGTCCATATGGTTTGCAGGCATTGCCCTTCGCCAGAGAGCAAGCGTCCGGCGAAGGGCAGGGCAGGGACTTGATGCCGTCCTCACACTGGCGTTTACACGTTTCGCCATTGCCTGCGCACAGCGGTAGTCCAGTGTTACGGTCGAACAGGCTGTACTCTGCGCGGAAGTTCAGATCGGGCTCATTGAACAGCACGCGAATAGGAATGTTGCGGATCTTGCCGTTTTGGGATTTACGAATCTCCTCGTCGAGCGGGTGCAGCAACAGGCGCTTCGATTAGAACGGTCGCATTAATTCTCCGTCTCAGCGGAGATCGATATTGGCGCGTGAGGGTTACCCGCTTCAAAGTTTCTGAGTGTTTCCAGGTGCTCGCCAAGTAAATTCCAGGCGGTGGCCATTTCGGTGGCGTAGCTGTGCCGCTGATAGATTCGTTTCATTTTGTTATCTTCAGTGTGATTCAGGCAGCGCTCAGCTACTTCTGGTAATACTCCCAGTGCCGTCATCAGAGTGGCCCCTGTGCGACGTAGGTCGTGCGGTGTCCATTTGCCACTTGGTAGTAGCAGGGATTGGGCTTTGGAGCTGCGCCGGCTCAGAGTCCCTTGTTCAGGCTGGCGTTGACGGTCCCCTAGTTGTTTGGTCACGGTCTTGGAGCTGACAGGGCCGCTGTTATCTGTATTTGGGTAGCACCAGGTTGATTTGCCGTTAATCTGTTGTGTTCGCTTGAACTGGGCAACTGCAAAGTTCGACAGGCTGACGAGATGTGGTTTTCCATTCTTACTGTTTTCGCTGGGAATTAACCAGGTGCGCTGCTCAAGATCGATATGCTCCCATCTGCTGCTCAGCAGCTCACCAATACGACAGCAGGTGGATAGTGCAATCCAGATGGCCGCTTCGGTTGTCACCAGCAGACCGGCTTCCGGAGCTTTTTGGGAAAGGTTGCGTATCTCGTCATCATTTAAGACTCGATCACGCTCGACATCTTTACCGCCAATTTTGGCTTTGCGAATCCCAGCACTGGGATCGTGTTCGATCAGGTCGCGATCTACTGCAAATCGGAACATCTGACGCATAAGGGAGAAGGCTATTTTTGCAGCACGATTGACGCCACGCGAGAGCATTACATCAGTTACTTCTGTGATATGTCCCTTTTTCACGTCAGCTACCGCGATGTTGCCTAGAAAAGGTAGTACATCTTTTTCGAACATTCGGCGCACCTCCGCGCCTCCGTCCTTGCGATTGATCAAATCGACTTTGGCCCAGTGTTCAAATAGTTCAGTAACGCTCTTTCGGGCAGCTTGGCGGGCGAGCTCGGTTGCTGCAGTAGCTTTCTCAGCATTTAGCTGTGCCACCTTAGCGTCGCGGGCAGCGATACGTGCGGCTTCTTCGGACTCAAGATGTTCACGGATATTTTTGATGCCTGTTTTGTGCAGGCTCGCGAGTTCCATTGCTCTTTGTCGTGCATCCGACAGAGTCATGGTAGCGGCATCGTCCCCCGGACCATACGTACCAATTGGCAGAGCGTATCGCTTGCCTGCCTCGTTTGTGTATTGGAAATAGAAAAGGCGATCCCCGGCCGGGGTGATTCGCGCCAAAAGGGAGCCATGGCCCCAAATTGCTACTTCACTCATCCATTTATGAGTGTGGCCAGGCTTCGCCTTCATCGCCTTATCTGTGAGATTGGCCACGGTTATATCCTTGGTAGTGAATTGGTAGTGAATTGAGAGGAGCTTTAAGCGGATGATAGCGGATGCCAATGGACGTATGTAAGAGGATTGTCCAGTAATTTCAAGGGGGTAAGCTGTAAGCTTGGATTTTGTAGGGCTCTATTGGACGGTTATTCACCTTTATGGGGTGCTAGGGGTCGAGTGTTCGAATCACTCCGTCCCGACCATATAATTCAAAGGGTTGCGAGATTTTATCTCGCGACCCTTTTTTATTTGCCTGCGTTTTTACCCCTACAAATCGGCTGGCTCTGGGTAGATTTTCGGATGTGATACCACTATTGAAATTTGTCCCGTGGACTTCGGGCCCAGCTTGATAATTGAGTTGCATCGGTCTCTGTAGGTGGACATTCGATGATGGGATGAGAAATCAGCGACGACCAAAGGCACATTACGGCTCTCACTATAAGAGATATCATCCCGCCATCAGCTCAAGAGGGTCCCCCCCTGGCCGGCCAATTCCGGCCAGCCCTTGGGCATAACGACAAGGATTGTTGCGCATGGACGACATCGTTCAGCCCCTCACGCCCCAAGAAGAAGTTCAGCCTAAAGAATTAAAAATCCTTGCCACTTTGGTGGCGAAGCTGAACCTTGCGGATTTCCAGAACGCAATCCCGGTTATTCGCGAGCTTCGTATATCGAACGAGACGAGTGATCGCTTCATCAATGCCACTCTTACCCTTACCTCGGCTCCCGAGGTATTTAAGTCCAAGATCTGGCGTATCGACGAGATCGCTGCAGATAGCTTCCGGGTCATACCTGGGCTTGATCTTGTCTTGGACGGCCCGTTGTTGAGTCGCCTGACAGAAGCAGAGATGTCGACCTTTACGTTCGTTCTTGAAACCGATGACAAGGAGGCGGAGAGCGGTCGCAAGGAAGTTGCTTGGTTTGAACAGGTCGTAGACCTTCTGCCCAGAAACCAGTGGGGCGGATTGCGGCATATACCAGATATGACGGCGGCTTTTGTTCAGCCGAATGATGCGGCGGTTGAAAGGTTGCTCAAACAGGCGGCCGAGTTGCTTCGTCTTAGCGAGAAGCCATCCGCACTTGATGGATATGAGGGAGGCCCTAAACGAGCCTGGCAGTTGGCATCTGCAGTGTGGGGCGCGGTGGCGCGCATGAAGCTCGACTATGCGTTGCCGCCAGCTAGCTTCGAACAATCAGGACAGAAGATTCGTAGCCCCAGTCAGATTTCTGACTCCGGGTTGGCTACCTGTCTCGACTTGACTCTGCTTTTCTGTTCGGCATTGGAGCAGATCGGTCTTAACCCGGTGATCGTATTCACCCATGGTCATGCTTTTGCTGGTTTGTGGCTTAAGCCTGAAGAATTTACGACTGCAGTGGTGGATGATGTCATAGCAGTACGTAAGCGAGTGAAGCTTCAGGAACTCGTGCTGTTTGAGACCACTCTCATTACCCACAGCTCAATACCGCCATTCTCTTATGCGGTAGAGATGGGCACGAAACAGGTAGCCGAAGACGCTGAAAGTGTATTCGAGATGCTGCTGGATATCCGTCGCGCTCGTCTGCAACGTATCAAGCCACTCGCTAGCTCAGAGGCTCAGATCGCGCGTGTAGCCGTTGCTGAATCTGATGAAGCCCCATCGCTTCTGGTGGAGGAGGGGATCGGCATCGCCGATGACAACATTGAGGTGCAGGTTGAGGATCTGTCCAAGCTCGACCCAGCAGATCGCCTCGGCCGTTGGCAGCGTAAGCTTCTGGATCTGTCGCTTCGGAATAACTTGCTCAACTTTAAAATGGGTAAGCGAGCTCTGAAGCTTGAGTCTCCTGATCCAGGTGCGCTTGAGGACATTCTTGCAGGTGGACAGGCGCTGAAGCTGCTGATTAGGCCTGATCTGATGGATGGAGCAGATCCGCGGGAGCGCGCACTCTATGAGCAGCGTGAGCGAGAAGATGTTCGTCGTCGCCATGCTGAAGATGCTCTCAAGCGTAGGGAGGTATTCGTTGCGCTGACGTCCGCCGAAATGGATGTCCGGCTAACTGAGTTATATCGAAGCGCTCGTACTGCTTTGCAGGAAGGTGGCTCCAACACACTGTTCCTGGCCATCGGTTTCCTTAGTTGGACGCGTGAGGATAGGGCTGGGCAGAAGTACAAAGCGCCACTGGTCTTGGTTCCTGTCACTCTGGAGCGTAAGAGCGCACGCTCCGGATTCACTATGGTGCTGCACGATGATGAGCCTCGTTTTAATCCGACTCTGATCGAGATGCTGCGTCAAGACTTTGAGCTGGGCTTGGGTTCGCTGGAGCAGGAACTGCCTCGGGACGACTCTGGTCTGGATATCGCCGGAATTTGGAACAAGGTTGGTCATGCGATCAAGGACATCGCAGGCTGGGAGCTTAACGAGGACGTTGTGCTCTCGATGTTCTCGTTTGCTAAGTATCTCATGTGGAAGGATCTTGCCGAGAATGCAGAGCACCTTCGACAGAGTCCTGTAGTTCAGCACCTTCTGGATACGCCACGCGATTCGTTCATCTCCGATACCCCGTTTCCGGAAGCTGAGTCGCTGGACCGTGATTACGGCCCGACTGATGTGTTTTGCCCACTGCCATCTGATTCATCTCAGCTTGCTGCTGTGATGGCAGCAGCCAAGGGCAAAGACTTCGTTCTCATCGGCCCACCTGGCACGGGTAAAAGCCAAACGATTTCCAACATGATCGCCCAGTCGATCGCTCAAGGACGTCGGGTGCTGTTCGTGTCTGAGAAAATTGCTGCCCTGGATGTCGTGTACCGGCGCTTGCGTGAAATCGGTCTGGGTGAGTTCTGCCTTGAACTTCACTCCAGCAAAGCTCGAAAAACGGATGTCCTTGCTCAGTTGCAGTCGGCTTGGGAAGCGAAAGGGCAGGTAGACGCTGGCGCATGGGAGGTTGAAGCGCAGCGGCTGGCTTCCCTGCGTGACAGCCTCAATATTTATGTCGAGCGTCTGCATCGCCGGCACCGCAACGGCTACACCATCTACGATGCCATCGGGACGGTGACATCGGGTGTTGATGAGGCAGTAGCTCCACTTGGTTGGCCATCTCCGGACACGCATGATCAGAAGGCTATGCTTGAGCTTCGAGAACTGGGCGACCGCCTTGAAGTGAACGCCCAGGCTGTGGGCTACAGTCAGTTGGCAGGCAACGCTTTGTCCGCGGTAGGCCAAGCAGAGTGGTCGCCTCATTGGCAGCAACAATTCGTGCAGGCTGCTCGTGACGTGCTTCCCGCTGTGCTTGAAGTCCAGCGAGCTGCTGATCGTTTTGTTGAGTTGTCCGGGCTTCCTGTTACGGAGTACACCCCAACAGCGCTTGAGGGTCTATCGATACTTTCTCGAGCACTTCCTGCTGCCGCCGGGCAGGATTGGCGTTTCGCACTGCGACTCGATGCTCGCTCGATTTCTCAGCGTCTGAGTGACGGTTGTACTTGGGTCGATGAGCACCGGGACACTAACTCGAGGCTCTCCGCTCTCTGGCCCTCTCGTATTATTGCTGAAGCTAAACAAGGCATTGATCTGCTGCAGCAACGCCGCGCTATTTTCGTTGATCTAGGCCCGGCCTGGCCACAAAGTGTCACTGACGTTATTGGGCAAGCTGTCACATTGCTGGGTCAGATAGACGACCTCAAGCACCAGCTAACGGCGTCCTACGGCGACTCCATTGAAGCACTTGATACCGAGCTCCTGCTGCGCGAGTGGAAAGATGCGGAGGAGTCTTTCTGGCCTAAGTCTTGGTTCGGAAAACGCCGAATCGCTGGACTATTGGCTCCGACGCAGACGTCAACAGGTGAAGTCGATAATGCCAAGGATCTCGCTACTTGGGTAGAGATTCGAACGGTGCGTCGAGCAATCGACGAGCTGGAGCCGGGTCATGAGTGTGTTGCTGTTTGGCAAGGTGCTAAATCCGAAGCAACGCATCTCGCGACAGCGATCAAGCTGCAAGAGGCCATTAGGCTTCAGAAAAATGACTCCGCCTGGATCGATGACGGCTTGCAATTGGTTGAGCAGGGCCAGCTTGGTGATGAATTGAAGGAGGAACTCCGCCGGCTGCGTGCGCTGACTCGTCTCGATGCTGGGTTAGATGAGCTGGTCGATCTCAGTTCAGCAACTAGCTCTCTCTGGAGCGGTTTGACCACTGATATTGACGTGCTGACTGCAGCGCTGCGCTTCCAGGCTGAACGACGTGACATTGAAGAACGCGGTCGGCTTGTCGACGATCATCCTCATGTAGAGGAAGGGCGATGTGGCTCGTCGTTCAAAGCTGATTTTGAGTTGCTCAAGAAAAGAGCAGCAGTTGAACGAGAGTTGGTGGATCTGGCTGATCTGCGAGAAATCGTTCCTGTCTGGAATGACTTGAAAACGAAGGTTGACGTCGCACGTAGGGCGGTAGCGTTCCAAGGGGAGATGGCTACTGCGGTGGCGAAGCTAGCACTCAATCCTGAGCAGGTCGCGGCCTACAAAGCACCGCTTCAAACTTTGCTGGGTGATGGTAACGCATTACTTGAGCCGGAGGCTGCTATAGCCATTGCCGGCGTTACCCTTCGCGAAAAGCTTGAGCTGCTCCAGGAGCGAGCAGCGTACCTGACTGCCTTCGGTCATTTCACCGAAATGGGCGTCATCGAAACTGCCAACCTGGCACTAAGTGATATCAAGAAAAACTGCGAAACTGTCGTCTCGTCTGAATCGCGTCTCAAGGCATGGTGCGCTTGGCGGAAGGTTCGCGATGAGGCCTACGCTGTCGGCCTGGCTCCGATTGTTCAATCGATGGAAACAGGAGCCATCACCTCTGGAAAAGTCCGTCGTGTATTGGAAGTAAATTATGCCCGCTGGTGGCTGAACACGACGGTGGACAACGAAGAGGTGATCCGGACATTCGTCAGCGTGGAGCATGAACAGCGCATTCGTGATTTCCGGGCTTTGGATGACAAGTTCACCGAGTTGACCAAGGACTGGCTCCGAGCTCGGCTGTGTTCCGACCTACCAAGCCAAGACAGCGTGAGTCGCTCTTCAGAATGGGGAGTCCTGCGCCATGAGATGGGCAAGAAGACCAAGCATATTCCATTGCGTGAGCTGATGAGTCGTGCGCCAGAAGCGCTAACCAAGCTGACTCCATGCTTGCTCATGAGCCCTCTCTCCATTGCCCAGTATCTGCCGCCTGCCTCAACACCATTCGATCTCGTTATCTTCGATGAGGCATCTCAAATACCCGTCTGGGATGCCATCGGCGCGATGGCCCGAGGGAAGCAGGTGGTGATGGTGGGCGACCCGAAACAGCTCCCTCCAACTTCATTCTTTAACCGAGCTGAGTCGACCGCTGAAGATGAGGATGTAGAGGATGATCTCGAGAGTATTCTGGATGAGTGCATCAGTGCCAACCTGCCGATGCGTAACCTGAACTGGCACTACCGTAGCCGCCACGAGAGTCTGATCGCTTTCTCGAACCAGCGTTACTACCAGTCGAAGCTGGTGACCTTTCCATCACCGTTTACGGCCGACAAAGCGGTACGGTTGTGCCCTGTCCCGGGTGTGTATGACAAGGGCGGGGCGCGAACCAACTTAATTGAAGCAAGATATTTAGTTGCTGATTTGGTTGCTCGCCTACAGTCTCCGGCCTTCCGCAAAAGCAGGCGAACCGTAGGGGTCGTAACCTTTAACGGCGAGCAGCAGAAGCTCATCATGGACATGCTGGATGAGGCTTGCCGGAAAGACCCATCACTCGACTCATATTTCGCTGAGTCCGAGCTGGAGCCTGTGTTCGTCAAGAACCTTGAGAGCGTTCAAGGCGATGAGCGAGACATCATCTATTTCTCGACCACCTACGGGAAAGACGCCGCCGGTGTGCTGTCCATGAACTTCGGCCCGATGAACCGCCCTGGTGGTGAGCGTCGACTGAACGTGGCTATAACCCGTGCTCGCCGGGAGCTTGTGGTGTTCTCGACTTTGCGACCAGAGCACATTGATTTGGCTCGTACGCAAGCGATTGGGGTGCGAGATCTCAAGCACTTCCTGGAGTTTGCAGAGCGTGGCCCGCAGGCACTCGCAGAAGCTGACTTTGGTAGCGTGGGAGGTTTCGACAGCCCATTCGAAGAAGCGGTTGCAGCGGCCTTGGCTAAAAAGGGGTGGCAGATACATACCCAGATTGGCGTTTCCTCCTTTCGAGTAGACCTTGGGGTTGTTCACCCTGATGCTCCTGGACGGTACCTTGCCGGTGTGGAATGCGACGGTGCTACCTATCACCGCAGCGCCACCGCTCGCGATCGTGACAAGCTCCGTGAATTTGTACTGCGTGGACTTGGCTGGGAGATCGCTAGGATATGGTCAACGGACTGGTGGGTTGATGCAGTTGGAACTGCCGAAAAGGTACATCAACGTCTGAACGAGCTCCTTGCTGAGTCCCGAGCCAAGCAGGCTGTCATCAATGCCGCTCAAGAGGCAGAGCGACTGAAAATCGACGCGGCTATGGCTGAGGTCATTGAGGTAGTGGATCAGGTGGCTGTGGTCGCCGCAGCCAATGATCCCTCAGGCGCATTGCCTGAGTTGAAGTATGCCAAGGCGGCATTTATCAGGCCAGTTGAAGATGTCCTGGCTTTTGCTCGTCCCGTTGAACATTTGGTTTATAAGGAAGCCGATCCTCGTCAGGCGGTGGGGTTGGTCGATCCAGATCAGTTTTTTGAGCCGAGTTACACAGAAACGTTGGAGCAGATGATTGCTCATGTGGTAGCGGAAGAGGGACCGGTTCTGGACACAGAGCTCGCAAGGCGCATTGCCCGGGCTCATGGCTGGGTGCGAACCGGCTCACGGATACGTGATCGCGTTGACCAAATTGCCCGGGCACGATTCCGTTCACATGAAGAGGAGCAGACAGGAGTCTTCTTCTGGCCTGCTCATATCGAGTCGGACACCAGTGTCGTCTTCCGTAAGCCCGGCGACGAAGATTCCACGAGAGGGCTATCTGAAATCTGCCTGCAAGAACTGCGTGCTTTGGTTGATGAGATGGTGCAGCGGGGCCACGAAGGGGAGTCTTTGATATACGCGGTTGCGAAGGAAGCTGGTGTAAGCAAGCTTGCTCATGCGGGACGTCAGCGAATTGAGAAGGCCATACGTCAAACGGCGGAGTAGCGAGAAGGAGGGGATAAAGGTATCCCTTATTTGTGGATGATTGGCCATGCCCTCGCGCTGTGATGCGTGGAGTACAAATGCACTCCTTCTGGGCCCCTTTGTATTTTCAGTTTCCAGGTTCTCAGGTGATTCAGACAGAGCTAGGAGCTATGTTAATGTGCCACCACATGAACGGTATGGAGAGTCGTGATGGGTTGGAAAGGGACTGTACGTTCGCTGCAAGCGTCTGCGCGGCGATCAGAACGTAGCGCTCATCGTCGGCAGCATGAGCTCGATAAGGGACAGAAAGAGTACGCAAAAATGGAAGCGCTGGAGCAAGCAGCGTATGAAGTCGATGTGTACGAAAATCACATAGATATCCTCCTTTCGATGCACAAGGATTGTGCCGAGCCTGTGAAATGGAAGCGGCTCCTCTCCAATCCAGAGCCTAGACAGCCACTCAAGAGCGGTACTCTTGAGCAAGAAGCTACACATGCTGCCGCTACATATCGCCCCAATTTCTGGGCTCGCCTCTTCAAGCTAGAAGCTCGTCAGCGCGTAGTCCTGATAGGCAAGATTGGCGCTGCACAGGCGGAAGATGAAAGGCAATATCAGGCTCAGTTTGACGAATGGAAAACTGCCTATTCCGAGTGGGCAGAGGAGAGGGATATTGCGATCCGTATCCTTGATGGTGACCGTCAGGCAAAGTTAGATGCCATCGAAGCTTTTGAGTCGTTTGAAGAAATCTCACACCTCGGCTCAGCCATTCAGATGATTGTTCATGAAGGTGGTGTCCTAGAAGCCAGGGTCGCTATCCATGGCTCCGGCGTGATTCCGACCGAAATCAAATCTCTCCTCAAAAGCGGCAAGCTGTCGACCAAAGCTATGCCTGCTGGGCGGTTCAACGAGCTTCACCAGGACTACGTGTGCAGTTGCGCCCTGCGAGTAGGTCGAGAGTTGTTGGCAATCCTGCCGGATGACCTAGTCATCGTCACCGCTCTGGACAATGTGCTCAACAGCTCGACAGGTCATATGGAGGAGCAGCCAATTCTGAGTGTTGCGTTCTCTAGGCCAACCATTGACGGGCTTAACCTCGAAACCATCGATCCGTCTGATGCGATGAAGAATTTTTTCCATAACATGAG includes:
- a CDS encoding IS30 family transposase — its product is MTTPYRQLTHGQRYQIEAGLRAKESQANIAKQVGVHPSTISREVRRNRSENVYEAVSATHESDVRRAGARKFCKPVTWLSHHLAIWLNHGMSPEQICHRLKQERPDQAVSHEWIYRFIATDKQGGGELYTHLRHRRKRYRKRYGSHDRRGQLRNRVSITERPAEVETRERLGDWEGDTVHGVGGNLVTLVERKSGYLSAYPVKRSDSRQVTRAINLQFNGHVVHTLTLDNGKEFAGHERIANKSRCQVYFADPYSSCQRGTNENTNGLLRQYFPKGSDFSKLTVAAVNRVVAQINLRPRKRLGWKTPYEVYAGVSVALMC
- a CDS encoding IS630 family transposase; translated protein: MARPTSPFALTSSDFIALQGWLRMRTLEQSLVQRARILLLLADGLTPKAVSEQLQVTPPTVFKWRKRYLEAGIEGLNDLPRSGQPLKLGPEKINEILTLTTRRVPQEATHWSVRLMAKYARVTTWQVRQVWAASDLKPHRLKTFKISNDPHFADKVVDVVGLYLNPPDNALVLSIDEKTQIQALDRTPMLPLRPGQVERRTHDYKRHGTASLYAAFDIMTGQIIGRITQRHRAEEFLAFLQQIDRSTPAGLDLHVILDNSSTHKTAAIKQWLEKHPRFKLHFTPTSASWLNAVEGWFAQLERRALYRAAFTSVADLRAAIRQFIEAHNEHSAKPFKWNKTAEAIISSVHKAKLSVIKNKLMD
- a CDS encoding tyrosine-type recombinase/integrase is translated as MANLTDKAMKAKPGHTHKWMSEVAIWGHGSLLARITPAGDRLFYFQYTNEAGKRYALPIGTYGPGDDAATMTLSDARQRAMELASLHKTGIKNIREHLESEEAARIAARDAKVAQLNAEKATAATELARQAARKSVTELFEHWAKVDLINRKDGGAEVRRMFEKDVLPFLGNIAVADVKKGHITEVTDVMLSRGVNRAAKIAFSLMRQMFRFAVDRDLIEHDPSAGIRKAKIGGKDVERDRVLNDDEIRNLSQKAPEAGLLVTTEAAIWIALSTCCRIGELLSSRWEHIDLEQRTWLIPSENSKNGKPHLVSLSNFAVAQFKRTQQINGKSTWCYPNTDNSGPVSSKTVTKQLGDRQRQPEQGTLSRRSSKAQSLLLPSGKWTPHDLRRTGATLMTALGVLPEVAERCLNHTEDNKMKRIYQRHSYATEMATAWNLLGEHLETLRNFEAGNPHAPISISAETEN